Sequence from the Rutidosis leptorrhynchoides isolate AG116_Rl617_1_P2 chromosome 3, CSIRO_AGI_Rlap_v1, whole genome shotgun sequence genome:
TTTTGGTCTTGATAACTTAGGAAGCATATTCCTTGTATGTAAGTTGGGGTGAGATAATTTGTTTTGGTTCATAGATATAATCTATTAGATACTACTTCGTTAAACCTTTGTTTGAGTCAAAAACTGTCGTTATAGTATTGTCTATGTTATCATATATATAGGCTCATGGAATTGTGATTATTATTTTCCttataaacttctgtaatcatattGACTATATTCAGTTTTCATTAATTATCAGCTAGTTGTTATACCAACATAATATTCAGTGAATGCCTTCATATAATTATAACATTTCAGTATGTTTCAGGTTCCACCTCACATTGGTGATCACTGCAACAGTATGCTGTTGGCTTATGTAAGTTCGAAATCCTCACTATTTATCAAACTACCTTTAtggaaatattaaatataattattaagtgACACTGCCTTCGTATAACTAAATAAATTACGACCCTTAACAAGTTAGTAATTGACACCTAAAAAATATTAAAGGAAGATGGGTGACGGTTCATAACAGTTTGCTATAATGATATAGATTAGAAAATGAGTTGCATTCCTTTTGACTGCTTGGTATCCGATCAAAGCAGTAGAACTTATGGAATCTATAAACATAACAATGATGACACGATTATTTATTCTAATTGCTAGTTTCATATATTGTTGTGCTTCATACTTTGCTACATAGGATCACATATGCTTACGATCTTACATCAAAATTGTAGTACATTCTTATTGTCAGGTGCATATTCTGACATGCTAAAACGACCTTCATTCACATATCTCATTTCCTAAAGTCTCTGTGTTACGTGTTATGCTGAATACAACTACGTTCTTGTATCTTTTTTTTATTGACTTTAATACCTCTTTTAGTCGATGTTCACTCTTCATCGCGGTTTAATGCAGGTGGGCAATCGTTTATCTTGCCCAGATGAATCCTCTCATTGTCCCAATTTTGAGTGAGGTCGAATGAGGTAACCTTTGTGAAAGATATAGTGTATTCTAAATGCTTGTTCTTTAACATTTGTGAATTAGGAATCGAACGAAATGGCAAATATGAATAAATCTCTTTATATTCCCGGGATAAATGATGTAAATTCCgtgtttattatcattattattacattatttatttatatttaaccatTCAACTGAAGGCCTTTGTAATGAAATAATTAGTTCATCAAATAAGAAGTTAGCTTTCCCTTAGATTTTTTTATCACCTTCAAACTGATTGTCATATGAAAACATTATTTTGCTatgactatatatattattttgatggTTTCATTACAAAATTCAAGCAATGATTGGCATTTTTCTGAGACTGGCAAGTCTAAATTAGGCCGGTTCAAAAATAATTGAAGAGAATACAACCATAACAAGGTTgtaatatcttttttttttttttttttttttttttttttaaaaagaatacTCATGTAGAAACGAGGTCGTTTTCTAAAAGAAAACTCTCTCAACAGGGAATACAAAAGGACTAAGGGAGAACGGGATGACTCGCGTCTAAACAAAAAACTATCTATAAGCGAGCCTCCCTAACATCTCGAAAAAAAATACAAACATATTAACCAAACAAAAAACCGAATAATAGACGAAATACAACGAACGAAAACAACCGAAGAAAATCAAGACGGACCATACCAATCAACCTCGAGGACCCGCCCTTTTCAATTTTCCATTGACCGTCTCTTTTAAAGAATTTTTCCCGGATCGGTTCTCAATCTTGTATGATAACACGTTAGCGGATCCATCACCCGGTGCGCACTCCCCGGCCAACCGTGTCATCATAATGTCGAATGCCGCGAAAGCCTCCGTGTACATATTTCCTCTCCCAATTGCCGATGAGCCACCATCTCTTCCAACTTGAGGGCCCATAAACAACTTTTGAATTGCATCCCCATAATTCAAGTCGTCGATATTATCTTTAAGTTTATAATCGTCCGATGTGGAAACCTCGATCGCCTTCTTTCTTGACCTAGGGTTAACCTCGCTAAGTAAACTTCTTGAAACATTCTTATTCAAAACGTACCAAGCTTTACAAAAACCGTCACACGAGGAAACCTCGCAATCACAATACCGTCTTCCACTTCGACCAATCAAAATCGGTTTTGGCCTTTCACCGTTCGATTCAACCTTTCTTCTTGCCAacatttcttctttctttttatGTTTCCCCTTCTTCAAACGATCCAATCTAACCGCAAATGTAATATTGTCATCGTTCGACTCGGACGCATCAAAGGAATCGTCATTGATCTTGTTCACCACTAGTGGTACATTAACAGAAGAACAAACATTACCAAGATCCTTTATCTTTAATGAGTCAACCTCATTCACTAATGAAGAATTACTTTTTATTACGTCAGGAACAATTTCCCTACTACAATGACTGATCCTATTCTCCTCAAGTGGTGCATTAACAGAAAAACCAACTTTAGCATGATTATAAAAAAATGATGAATCAACCTCATTCAATATTTCAAAGTCAGTATCCTTCACCTCAGAAACATTTTCCCTACACCTTATTTTGTTCATAATTTCGTCCAAACTTACAGCTCCTTCTTTAGACGAAACGTTAGCCAAAACATCTCCAGGTGGATTTGACTTGAGCCTATTCAAAACCACCTCATCCAAAGAGCCGAAAACCAAACCAGAAAGTGCATTATTTTGTTGACTGTTGCAAGCCAAAACAGGTTCGTGTAATTCGACAACTGAAGGTCTCCTCAACTTATTGCTTACATCTTCTATATGATTATCATACAATGTCTTTTGTTGCTCACAATTTACATTCGCAACTCCACATCTAAACCTGTCAACAAGCATTGGGCGACTCGACACCACAAATCGATTGGTGGAAACCAACAAATCAAAATCAAACGAGTTAAAAATGAAACGATCCACCTTTGATGTATCCGAGAGTTCGGATACCCAAATGTCAACTCTAGAACAATACGCATCCTCCACATCGGCCACAACTAACTCATGTACGTGTTGTAATATCTAAGATGATGTAATATCTAAGATGTTGCAACTTAGATATCAATCACCAACAattaattaacattaacattaattaacattattaacattaacattaacattaattattaacattaacattaacattaattaacACTTACTCACTAAAAGTGGTGCCGAACGTCGCCGTTTCAGTTATAtcgaattgtcgttttgagtttacgttcacattacaaacggtccctcaacttcgactatatttacacaacggcccctcaagtttacactttttcaggggtaaaaagtgtaaatatataattttattaaaataaaataaactaattcgacccgaatttataacgggctctatcttctcgctcggtgcgagttaaatttttcagagaccaccgttcaactcggaaaaatcttacaaacccaacgggactaactatacgcaaaacggacactttaaaaaaaacgctaaacacaacgacaacccgtatcttcccgctcgccacgagttaaattttttcgacggcatcgtcagactcgaaataattttatgaacaaagcgaaactaaccacgttcaaaacgggcactttttaaaaaacgctaaacacaacgacagcccgtatctttctatTCGTCGGGAGTTaaattttccgacagcaccgttacactcgaaaaaatttattgaacaaaacacaGCTAACTACGTTAGAAACGAATACTTTTTAATAAACGCTTAACACAGCGACATCTCAAACGGCGCTTAATACATGAGCCGTGtttccctctgtaaatacacaacgctacgttaaatatgaatacgcatgcTGAAAAAAcgcccgccgcaacgcgcgggccggtccggactagttataCATTATAAGAGATTAAGAGATAAAATCACCATGTTCTAAATGTTTCAACATGATTAGTTTGTCCTAATAATCTGTTAAACACTGTGAATTCGACTAGTGTGTTACTCGTACATTGTTAGTACCTGTCTCAAAGAGTTTAAGGGACAGTtgaacaaaaataataaaataaagtatattaagGCTGACCATTGTTCCTATGAATCGTTAAAGAGCACATGGTTTTTCCTAGAAGGAATAAACCTTGAACTATGGATCTTGACCCTGCATAATTCTTATACAGTATATATCTTCTACAAATACTCCGTAttaattttaaaataagttttattatataattatatataaatataaatactcatttttctttatataattttaattaaagaGAACCCTTTAGAATGTTAGTATGTTAACTTTATACTACTAAAAGTAATTTTTATTCGAGTAAATCGCACTCTCGATTCAGGTGGTTTTTAATTttagggcaaatggcccgaaaaagTAACTTAAGTATACATAGTATCTGATATGAAGATGTGAAGATGATGAAAAGGATGAGTGGTGCGATTTTTTAAAAAACTTCAGGGACAAACCGTGTATTTTTTACTAACGATTGTTAATGAATTTGACGATGTTACCCCTAATTTCACACATTTTCAAATCGTACTCCTTTTCTGTGTCAAATTAAAAAATGTAATCCTTTTCGGGCTTAAGCAAAATCCATATTACCTTTATTGTCAAATTGGGTAACTCAGTTATCTCTTCGGGCCATTTGCCCTTTATTTTATTAGCTTTCAACTTTTGAGTTGTGAATTGCTGTTTAAGTTATTTGATCCGGATATTCATCTCATTTTcagtctctctttctctctctcaaaaaaaaaaaaaaataaataaaaaaaaaattggtatTTTGTGTGGTTAAGTCATTGTATAAAAAACGAAGGAAAAGAGACCAGGGACAAAATGAATTCTGGGTCAAAGGGTTAGGAACCAAAAAGCATCTTGTTAGCTCAATACCTCATACAGTAAATACCTAACTACTCTAAAACCAACAAACTAATCACTTAATCAGTAATGAGttctattagtatttattatatataatatataaataaatataaatataaatatataatatagatagatGTATGTTATACTTTAATAATATACTctgtataaaagtattattattattattaattttttttttatggtgAAAGAAGTTGGGAAGAGTTGCTAATAATCGATTACCTAGAGAAATACTACGTAATTGGTACTGTAGTAAAATTTTGTAATAATCAGATTTATGGCTTAACAAGTTTAGTTGCCTCAGGTTCTACTTTTCCAGAAATAATAAAGTAaacaaaatataaagggtaaaataaAAAAGTAACACACTGATTTATAAGGTAAAAACTTAGGAGTATAAAGGAGATAACAACAAAATATtaaacatagatattctatgtgaaACATGGAAAACAAAAGTAATGAATAAAAGCTTTTGACTTGGTAATATTTTAAAGTACTAATGAACACAGAACAAATGGGTTGGTGTAACAAAACCATTAAACTAAGTCTGTATACTTTCAACTCAATTTTCATGTAACTAGTATGCATATTACTATATGTCAAGCTCATTAGTTACCCCTAAATTACTCTTTCTAACAACCCATTGTCTAACATCTAAGGTTTGTATTTTAAGCTTGTATACTTTTGTTTTTCCAGCATAAGTAAGACAATAAAAAAatgaacattattatcttattgttTAAAACGAATATAAGTATAAAGGATCTCATTCCAAACATCAGGGACGCCAGGAAGACACCAGTGTACACAATCTGAATACGGGACCGGATTAGCCTGTTCTTGAACCGTTGGAGGTTCCCAATGTCTTTTATATATAGTCGGGTGTCCATCTTTTCGATACTGTGAAAGTTGTGTTATGTTTAGAAGTTGAATATTTAAGCCTTTTGTTTCGAGATCTTGTACCACTGATTGCGCTGTTTTCATTAAATCAGTATCCGAACCTTTTCCCCAATACCCTTCTTCCATTATCGGCTCTGTTTCGTTGTAGCAATTTTCTCCCATTGTCTTTCCCCAATCTCCACCCCTAGATATGGTACGAACAAAGATTAGAAAGGGTCACATGGACCTAAAGGTTAGATATTGTGAAAGTGATCCGTACACCACCATTTTTTTGCCATACATCAATCAATGAATGTGCATTAAAGGTGTTGTACAGTACAATGTTTTTAGCGCATTTGGTGGTATATGTTAAAAAAATGCTTTTGTATGGATCATCTTCCATTGTAAACAAATGTTATGGTATAAAAAAGTAAATATATGCCTACTCTCTGTGATCCGGGGATAGGCTTATGAAAAAAAGTCTAGTCTAGTTGCGATTAAGATGAGTCTCTAACCAATTCGACCATGTTTCAAGAGCCATTTCGTAACGTCTTACCCTTCCAGATTCAACAATAGTTCTATTTGGATTTTCAAATGATCCCCACCTAGAACATTAACAGATGTTTAGTGCCAATGTATATCCAGACCAAATACTCTAAACATTTACAGTTCTAAGACTTCAAGTAATACTTACAATAGTGTCATATTAGGCTCTAGCCACCATGTATACGAGTCAAAAACTAGTATGTCAGCATCAATCCATTTTTTTGCATGCTTCTCGATGCTCTCGATTTTCATGATCCGATCACGGACACGATGTGTAACAggatcatcacaatttgattcaaccAACAATGGCTCCCAGTAAAAATCAATGGAAACATTGTATTCCTACCATGTAAGAATTCAAATATATGTCATATGTGTAATGTACAAATATGAAATAGTACCAACAAAGACAAGACAAAATTGACTCACAGATGCTGTAAAAGTGATTAATGAGCCATGCCATTGTGCAACCTTGTTTGATGGTTCTGGGATCCATGAATCAATAAGACAAAGGAGTGAAATCCAATGATTTTTGCCTAATGAGTCCCCAACAAAAACAACCCTCTTGTCCCTTAGTTTCTCCAACAGTGCTGTACCATTGAACCTATCAATTGAGACTTTAAAAGTTAATTGATTGTATAACTTAATTTTGCACAAATTACAGGTTATTGAAACGGACAGATTAATGTAGATGTCAACTTCAGGTGCAATTTTGAATttgatacatacatgtataaatatgacTCTTTTAATAATTCTATTACACACATACGCATTACTACAATTTACAATTATTTTCAAAAGTTTTTTTGAGCTCTAGCATATATAACAAGTTAATTTCAACGACGTTATATCTAGAAAAGGAAAATTAGTACCTCATTTATCTACGTATTCATTTTATATTGTTTCATTATACTCCGCAAGAATTAACGTTCAAAACTAGGCAATTTACCTTAACTTTTTAACTTTGcttacattatattatattatattttatactaAAGGTTAAACGTGACATAAATTTTAGGGACATGATTTAAAATTAATGGAAATTTGATTATATCATTTTCATGAtgtttcaattttattttatttttttaaaaactttttcctacttattgaccggaggtccactcgaaaacaatctctctatccgtcgaatagagagagaaatgactttcactctgggtggagaaatggctTGTTTTTATTCTTGgatagaggaatgattgtctatatctcacctttccatacaccacttatgtcgtATTGAATTATGTTGTTGTTAAAGTGACATAAAACTCTTAAAAAAAGAATGTGACTCAATAAATCAAACTCCTTATCACTTGACGGGTTGATAAATGAAATTCGGAACTCAAACTAATGCACATATTTTGGTGTTAATTTTGACTCGTGACTAGGATAGTCTCTCCTAcgtcatatatatacataaacacatacatgcatacatatacatatatacatacaaataaacAAATATTTGAAGAAAAAGTCAGATAGTGAACCTGGGAAGATCACAACCATGAGGCTGCCATCTCCAAAACTGATAGTTGAAATCTTTTCTTCCAAATTTTTGACAAGAATAATCATCAGCCATGAATGAACATTCTTTTTCTTTATATAAAGGTCTTGATTTATTATCATAAACCCAACTTCCATTAAACAAGTCACAGCTTTCAAATGAAAATGTCTCTTcttcaataataatattatgatgatgattattatcaaGTGATACTCCAATATCATCTCTACATAAGTAAACAACTCCCATAATCACTCCCATTACAATCATAAATCCTATTCCTATAGTATGATAACCATTAATAATTTTCTTTAACCATTTTTCAATCCCCTTCACTTTCTTCATTTGATCTTGCTTTCCAAATTTAATAAAGCAACAAATACATGTAATTTGTTGGTTTttttttatggtttcaagaatggtgGAGGGAAGACGGAGAAGAAGAAATGAAAACTAACATTGTTTGGTTTTTGTATACTTTTTGGTATTTATCAGACTTTGTTAGTTGACCCGTCCAAAAAATATTCTTGTCATTTGTCTCATTCACAAATTATACATACTACGTTATACGAAGTgtggttttatttattttattttaattattaattattaattattaattattaatattaatattaatattaattattaattaattattattaacattaacccCCCTTCTAAAACACAAATAATTAATAGCATAGTTTTCAAATTTCATTTCAATATATATACACCCAACATTTGGTTGTTCTGAATATGATACGATTTGAAAGAAGGTTTTTGATTTCTTGGTTTTACCCGATTCTTCTCGATCTTGTGCGATTATCACATAACCCTCTAGGGATTTTGATTTCGTGTTTTATCTTGGGGATGAACCTATTTGAATATTGTATCAGAAATTTAGCATCTCTTACTATTCGTTCGGATCCAGTCGTTTTGTGTACAATCATGTTTTATCGTGTTATGATTTCGTGCACAGTCGTCTTTTGATTGTGTTCCGAATACTTTTTTCTTTGCGAAAACTTACTTCTTCTTCGCTGAAATTACTCGACATCTTCATCGTTGCCTTTTTCCTGTTATCTTCCGTTTCTATTGCCACAACAGGTACTTTATTTTTTGGATTTTCAAATTTCATTTTTGTTTTTGTTATACATCGTATATATTGTGCGTTACTTTCAAGGGCAAATTGTCCAGAAAGGTAACATAAAAATCACTTTTTCTCGATAAAGGGTATATCAATTTTTTCTTTGCCCATAAAGGAGTGTGATTTCAATTTAATACTTAGAAGGGTGCGTGATTGCAAAGAGAAATTCTATGCTTACATAATTTTTACAAAACAAATTTTACAAACTGACATGGATATGTGACTAGGCATTCCACGTCAACCACAAACCATATAATATAAAATTACCAGCTTTTAAGAGCCCGTGAGTTGCAAGGCGACCCTTAATTAAACAAACTGAAAACAAATATGTTATATCAATTCACGGTAGGTAGCGTTAACAAAGTACCTTAATTACATGTTGTATATACAATGGATTGAAAACCAATGTTGACTCTTATTAGCAGATATAAGAACATTATCATGTGGCAAGTGCAGTGTTGATCATTTTTGGTTATTAAAATGCAGGTTTAATCAAATTTTCACTCACGTTAGCtgctttcttttttcttttttcacTCATTTTTAGCGTTGATCTTAAAACCGAAAACaaccaaaagcatatataatatcttACATACCTTCATTGGACACATCCAAAAGCATATGTAATAACTTCCAAAAGCTATAAATGTTTATATGAATACAACAATGTAACAGGACACTCACTGCACATATTACAAAAAATTTAAACAGACTATATACCTTCATTGGGAGATCTAACCTGAAGAAGAAGTATGCAAACAGACACCAAGATAAGCAGATCATGGAAAATATAGAGTAGATAAAAGCCTAGATAGAAATATTCT
This genomic interval carries:
- the LOC139899513 gene encoding V-type proton ATPase subunit e2, translating into MGFLLTTLIFVAIGIIASLCTRICFDKGPSANLFHLTLVITATVCCWLMWAIVYLAQMNPLIVPILSEVE